A genomic window from Methylorubrum extorquens includes:
- a CDS encoding chloride channel protein, with protein MPLRPTDLRPALSRLRGASGDAWTTWRRRSLFLAGGVCVGLAAVLMAKAADAAQEVFHHGLHVSPALALLLCPAGFALAAWLARAVFPNAQGSGIPQVIAARALDAGPARDALVSLKVAAGKIVVMCLGLLCGASIGREGPTVQVGAAIMAAFGTLSPERMRGLLLAGGAAGVAAAFNTPLAGIVFGIEELGRAYDSRGSALIVATIVAAGLTSLAILGDYSYFGTSDAQLSLAAGWLAVPLLGVAGGLAGGLFSRIVIAFGRGLPGRAGAMIGRHPVLFATLCGLGVALCGLASGGTVYGTGYEEARALLHAGGDPRWDFAPLKFLATVLSSISGIPGGLFAPSLAVGAGLGAEASLFLPGVPVGALVLIGMTAYLTGVLQAPITSFVIVTEMTQNHAMMIPLMLAALIADAVSKLVCRGGLYHTLAEVLVRRAAGERSA; from the coding sequence ATGCCGCTGCGACCCACGGACCTGAGACCAGCCCTGTCGCGGCTGCGCGGTGCCTCCGGCGATGCGTGGACGACCTGGCGCCGACGGAGCCTGTTCCTGGCAGGCGGCGTCTGCGTCGGCCTCGCCGCGGTGCTGATGGCCAAGGCGGCCGATGCGGCGCAGGAGGTGTTCCACCATGGGCTCCACGTCTCGCCCGCCCTGGCGCTTCTGCTGTGCCCGGCCGGCTTCGCGCTCGCCGCGTGGCTCGCCCGCGCCGTCTTCCCGAATGCGCAGGGCTCGGGCATCCCGCAGGTGATCGCCGCCCGCGCCCTGGATGCCGGGCCCGCGCGCGATGCGCTGGTCTCGCTCAAGGTCGCGGCGGGCAAGATCGTCGTGATGTGCCTCGGCCTCCTGTGCGGCGCCTCGATCGGCCGCGAGGGGCCGACCGTGCAGGTCGGCGCGGCGATCATGGCCGCCTTCGGGACTTTGAGCCCGGAGCGGATGCGGGGCCTGCTGCTCGCGGGCGGTGCGGCCGGGGTGGCGGCGGCCTTCAACACGCCGCTGGCCGGCATCGTCTTCGGCATCGAGGAACTCGGCCGGGCCTATGACAGCCGCGGCAGCGCGCTGATCGTCGCCACCATCGTCGCCGCCGGACTGACCTCGCTCGCGATCCTCGGCGACTACAGCTATTTCGGCACGTCGGACGCGCAACTCTCGCTGGCCGCCGGCTGGCTCGCGGTGCCGCTGCTCGGCGTCGCGGGCGGCCTCGCAGGCGGATTGTTCAGCCGCATCGTCATCGCATTCGGCCGCGGCCTGCCGGGACGGGCGGGCGCGATGATCGGGCGCCATCCCGTGCTGTTCGCGACCTTGTGCGGGCTCGGGGTCGCCCTGTGCGGGCTCGCCTCCGGCGGCACCGTCTACGGCACCGGCTACGAGGAGGCGCGGGCCCTCCTCCATGCCGGGGGCGACCCGCGCTGGGACTTCGCCCCACTCAAGTTCCTGGCGACCGTCCTGTCCTCGATCAGCGGCATTCCCGGCGGTCTGTTCGCGCCGTCGCTGGCCGTCGGCGCCGGGCTGGGCGCGGAGGCGAGCCTGTTCCTGCCGGGCGTGCCGGTCGGCGCGCTGGTGCTGATCGGCATGACCGCCTACCTCACCGGCGTGCTCCAGGCGCCGATCACCTCCTTCGTCATCGTCACGGAGATGACCCAGAACCACGCGATGATGATCCCGCTGATGCTGGCGGCGCTGATCGCGGATGCGGTGTCGAAGCTGGTTTGCCGCGGCGGCCTCTATCACACCCTGGCGGAGGTGCTGGTGCGTCGGGCGGCCGGAGAACGAAGCGCGTAA
- a CDS encoding DUF3429 domain-containing protein has product MGRLTTVPASAVLLGIAGLIPFVGFAALSVSGTDVGLGTIGLSPRTILSAYGAVIASFLGGIRWGAAAARDAGWRDYGLAIVPSLLAWAALAAPPPWDLRILGALVLLWGIVDQDLPRRGMVPVWMGRLRLALSAVAGAALLVAA; this is encoded by the coding sequence ATGGGGCGGCTGACCACGGTACCCGCGAGCGCGGTCCTTCTCGGTATCGCGGGGTTGATTCCGTTCGTGGGCTTTGCGGCCCTTTCGGTCAGCGGCACGGATGTCGGGCTCGGCACCATCGGCCTGTCGCCGCGCACCATCCTCTCGGCCTACGGGGCGGTGATCGCTTCGTTCCTCGGCGGCATCCGCTGGGGCGCGGCGGCGGCTCGGGATGCGGGCTGGCGCGATTACGGACTCGCGATCGTGCCTTCGCTGCTCGCCTGGGCGGCGCTCGCCGCGCCGCCGCCCTGGGATCTCCGGATCCTCGGCGCGCTCGTGCTGCTTTGGGGCATCGTCGATCAGGACCTTCCCCGCCGCGGCATGGTCCCGGTCTGGATGGGCCGCCTGCGGCTGGCCCTGTCGGCGGTCGCAGGCGCGGCGCTGTTGGTGGCAGCGTGA
- the pdeM gene encoding ligase-associated DNA damage response endonuclease PdeM: protein MALGQRLEKTVKGTDLALAGEALSLDRTGALWLPEHRTLVVSDLHLEKGSSFAARSGQFLPPYDTRETLSLLHEVIQRLDPACVVALGDSFHDARGPERMEPGDRAMIAALQEGRDWVWIAGNHDAAVSEGVGGRYCETVSVGGLTLRHEPLAGAEAGEIAGHLHPCGKVTMRGRSVRRRCFVSDGHRLVMPAFGAYTGGLNVRDAVFEPLFPKGFTAYLLGDGRVFAIGRTMLGRD from the coding sequence TTGGCACTCGGCCAGAGACTCGAGAAGACCGTGAAGGGCACCGACCTTGCGCTCGCCGGGGAGGCGCTGAGCCTCGACCGAACCGGCGCCCTGTGGCTGCCCGAACACCGCACCCTGGTGGTGTCGGACCTCCATCTGGAGAAGGGCTCGTCCTTCGCCGCCCGCTCGGGCCAGTTCCTGCCGCCCTACGACACCCGCGAGACCCTGAGCCTTCTGCACGAGGTGATCCAGCGGCTCGATCCGGCCTGCGTGGTCGCGCTCGGCGATTCCTTCCACGATGCCCGCGGCCCCGAGCGGATGGAGCCCGGCGACCGGGCAATGATCGCCGCGCTTCAGGAAGGCCGCGACTGGGTCTGGATCGCCGGCAACCACGACGCGGCGGTGAGCGAGGGCGTCGGCGGGCGCTACTGTGAGACGGTCTCCGTCGGCGGCCTGACGTTGCGGCACGAGCCGCTGGCAGGCGCCGAAGCAGGCGAGATCGCCGGCCACCTGCACCCCTGCGGAAAGGTCACCATGCGTGGCCGCTCGGTGCGCCGCCGCTGCTTCGTGAGCGACGGACACCGCCTCGTCATGCCGGCCTTCGGCGCCTACACGGGCGGCCTCAACGTGCGCGACGCCGTCTTCGAGCCGCTCTTCCCGAAGGGGTTTACGGCCTACCTGCTCGGGGACGGGCGCGTCTTCGCCATCGGCCGGACGATGCTCGGGCGGGATTGA